The DNA window TTCATGATGCTATCTGCATTGTAAACATGACAGTTTACCACACTTGCTACACACTTCTGAATGGccatttgaaatgcaaatctGCGGTTCAATAAACCCAAAACTCGACCTGCTACTTTCTACTGACCCCAAAAAATGAACAGAATAGCATCTGGCATTGCATAATGTCTTTGTCTGCCGATCCAAGGTGGAGAAATGTCTGGGGCTTGTCTTCTAACAGATTGCTATAAAATGCGCAGAATCTTTTCCACTCGCTTAGTATTAGCATAAATCATGCTCGCATTGGTAAGTGGCGCGTATCTCATGAATAGCCGAGTGACTCCACTTTAAGTTCTTCTTTTTTCTTGGGACTTCCAGCTATTGATCTTGGCCTGCTGCCAACTGTGGAGTTGGCCCGCTGAGAGTGCCGCCATTAATGGACCAGTGCCAATCCTCAAATCTTTGGCCAAGCAACTCAGCTCGGGCACCTACTTATTTATGTACGAGAGCGCCGATGGCAGCTACCGCGAGGAGCTGGGCCTTGTGGACTCCGATGCGATTCCTCCTGCCGATGGCGGCCTGAAGGTTTCCGGTGTTTATGGCTATATCGACGGCAGGGGTCAGGAGCTGCAGGTCAGGTATAAGGCGAACCAGAATGGCTTTCTGCCACATGTTAAGTACGTTTCCGAGGGGAGGGCCATAAACAAATCGCCATAGAGCCATTATCTTTGATGGGCACACATTCTTGAAAATGTTAGCCAGACAATTACCAAAGCACAAAGCCGATCCAGGCGATCGAATAGCCAGCTTTGGGCCACAAGGAGCGGCACACGGTAAAAAGTTATATAACTATTATATTACCGATTTAATCGATATACCGctcaaaaatcttaaaaggGGGATTAATATCAGACATTCCATATCTTGACGCTGCATCATAAGTTCAGGTTCTATATAAGACTTTATCAAGATATTATAAAGTTATACACAAATTTTTAGAAACTAGTTTAAGACaagaataatatattataattttaacaattacttttacacttttaataaatatacatattgtttgaaatattttaaaatttgcatttacaagatacattttatctctttttttctgtgtCTGGTCCAGCAGCTGTATCTGAAACCGCTTGCTCATCGCTGGGATATTTAATTTGCGCCAGATTCGAAATTAGTTAAGCTGTCAAAGTTATAGATTGTGGCAGCGCCGCAGATTGCCCTTTGCCGAATCCCAGCCAAATGTCGTTCGGTGCAGCGAaatgaatttgtatttatcaCCCCATGAAATGAACGGCGAAAAACAGAGATCGTTGAGATCTAGCCCCGGAACTACCGATGATTGAATTAATAGCGCCGCCATGTAAATGAATCTGCTGATGCACCCCATTGAGATTCTGAATCGAGCCATTTGTCAGCCAAAGATGTTCGATCGATAGTTATAGATaaagatggatagatagatatacgTACGAATGCCCTGGGCTAGGGGCTACACCCCAGTGCAGATCATAATATAAATTGCATCGAAGCTGACATTTTACACATTTCTGGGATTGGTGTGGATGTGGCGGTGCAAGGTGTGAGGTGCGACTGATTAATCGCGACACCTGGCGAGTGGGTGAAGCCGTGCGAGTTATGCAGTTGCAGAGGCCGTTAATGTAGCCGCCGATGGGTGTCATCAATCGCCGGCGTCATCGTCCCGAACTGACTCAGATCGCTCCAGTATAGTGACACATATTCAAGGCCCTACTCTGATAACTGACCCGCCGGAGACCTTGACATTTAAGGCCCGCCGCATTTCGCAGTTTGCGGACGTAGCGTCCACATAAAACGGGATGCAAACATGTTTAGCATGTTTAAGCGAAAGAGCCGAAAGAGCTGGATGTGGTCGAAATACTGATGCAGGAGTGTGTGCCTATAAAAGCCAACTGGCCGATCCACTTTGAGTTCACACGCGCTTTAACTCTCGCTTTCTACGCTCCAAAAATCGCCAAAATGTGCAAAATCGTAAGTGGTCAAGCTGATGGATAGGGGACAAGCAAGGAAGATATGTGGTTATAAGGACTCTAAGGGATAAAATATCCttgataataatttataaacaaaaagttGGGAGTGAAGaaagatataaaatataagatCTAATTCTTTATTTAAGTGCAGGAAGTGTAAAAATACATAAGATGTATACCTCAGTAAGAGTTTAATACCTAATTGGACTTccctgttttttaaaaataccaagGTATATAGAGCTAATTTCCTGATCCCCAACAGCTCCCCCTTTTCGTCCTGGCCGTGGTGGTCGCCTGTTGTTATGGTCTTCCCGTGGAACCCGAACGCGAGCCCGTGGCAATCCTGAAATCCGAGATTAACAAGAAAGCTGATGGTGCCTACGACGCCGCATACGAAAGTGCAGATGGAACCTCTCGCAAGGAGGAGGCTACCGTGGTGGACAAAGACACTGAGGAGGAGGCTCTCGAGGTGAAGGGATCCTACAAGTACATTAACGACCTTGGCGAGGAGGTTGAGGTGTTCTACACGGCGGGAAAGAATGGATTCGTCCCATATGGCACCAGTATCAATCCTGAAATCACAGCTGTGGCCGAGGCAGCCAAGGATCTGCCCAAAGTGCAGAAGGTGGAGAAGGCTTAGGATGTTTTTTCTGGAAGAGATCTCTTAGATGGTAATTCAAAAGATTAAGGGAAGAAGCCAACGCGTTGTTGCTGggcaaacagaaataaaagtCAATGCGGATTGCGAAGAAATGATATTTCAATCTATCTAATTTGCATGTctcgaacattttttttacctaCTCGCCGAAAATTGGGAGTTagagaaaaatataatacaaaaaaaaaattaagcctacaattttttatagaagAGCTTTAAGAAATATGGTTTATATATATGGTTTATatctaaaacatattttaataaatatttttccctgAGCACATGGTACATACCCGGCTCGAAAGACCTTGACAACGGACCAAAACTTGGCACCTTACCAAAGTGCGCGACGTCATATGATTAAGCACACGTTTGGCCACTTTGCGGTACAGTGGGCCCTGGGGCTACGAATGAGACACCTGCTTCCATACATCATTACACGCCTAAACATCGTCCATTAGCTTTGATCGAAGACACCTGGAATGAAGACCTAACGAACAGGAAGGCGTAAGAATGGAATTGGTCATTTAATGAGGCATAAATCATCTCGtgaatttgcatatttgatGGGTTTTCGGAGTTTTGGTATAGATTCGCCTCAAGTCAGACTCCATAGGCGTGGATCACGCCCTTCTCCAGAAGTATGAGAACTCCCAAAAAGAAGAAGTAGTAGGAAACCAGTAGGAAACCACAAGCTCGTCGCAGCTTGAAGTTTGTGGTCATGGCGGAGAGCATGGAGAAGCCCATGCCGACCTCCAAGAAGATGCACACCGTCTCCCCAAAGCCACCCTCCGTAGGCTGTTGGCAGGCACTATGtctcaaaaataaatcaatgttGTTTCTTACTTACATTAATATTACTGGGTGCATTTACAAAGGACTGCACCACCAGTGGTAGGGCCAGGAACACAAAGGATCCTGAAAAGACACACATAAGCTGCATCCTTGCTGTGATATTCGCTTTGTTACAGTACCAAATACTGGTGCTGAAAAGGTGGCCGTCAATGCCATCCGAGGCCATCCCTGATGGGCCAGCGAGAGATTGGTCACCAAGTCGTTGCTACTTATGGCCCAGCAGACGGCCGTGGCCAGGGAAAAATCCTGGCTCACTTTCATTATGGTTGCCAACGTGAAAAACATGGCATTTACCTCGGAGGTCAGGCAGAAGATCAGAAAGACGGTGGCCAGAAAACCCATACTAGAGGTGAACTGTAGATTTAGgaagtattttgtaaaattagaGATAAAAGGGTTCGAGAAGTACATATTTCAGATTTAACTTCCGCCCGTAGAACACTTTTTAACTAATTATTTGTGTACGTGCCAAAATCCGAGCTAGAAATACCAGAAACTTACCCTGAAAAATCTGGGTGGGGTGTCGGTGCGCGTGAGAAAAAATATCAAGATGGCAACGGGTGTCATAATAATGAGGATGAGAATATAGGCGGCAATGCCCGCAATGGTGTATCCCCGAACTGGAAAATAAGATCGTGAGGTTGGTCACCCACGCACCTCAAGATAATCTCACCTATTATGTAGGCTATGTAGGTGGGGACGAGCATCACCTGTATGTTGAAGAGCAGCTTGGACCAGCCGTAAAGGGGTTTCTCCATATCAACCACTGGGATGAGAAACCGCAATATCATATCGATGGGTTGCTTGAGGATTAGGTAAA is part of the Drosophila biarmipes strain raj3 chromosome 2R, RU_DBia_V1.1, whole genome shotgun sequence genome and encodes:
- the LOC108022380 gene encoding endocuticle structural protein SgAbd-6, coding for MCKILPLFVLAVVVACCYGLPVEPEREPVAILKSEINKKADGAYDAAYESADGTSRKEEATVVDKDTEEEALEVKGSYKYINDLGEEVEVFYTAGKNGFVPYGTSINPEITAVAEAAKDLPKVQKVEKA
- the LOC108022082 gene encoding LOW QUALITY PROTEIN: larval cuticle protein 1 (The sequence of the model RefSeq protein was modified relative to this genomic sequence to represent the inferred CDS: inserted 1 base in 1 codon), translated to MLALLLILACCQLWSWPAESAAINGPVPILKSLAKQLSSGTYLFMYESADGSYREELGLVDSDAIPPADGGLKVSGVYGYIDGRGQELQVRYKANQNGFLPHVKYVSXGEGHKQIAIEPLSLMGTHS